The proteins below come from a single bacterium genomic window:
- the pyrF gene encoding orotidine-5'-phosphate decarboxylase, whose amino-acid sequence MKEKIIVALDTSDIEEAIGTIKKLRGHIDAFKIGQALTLANGLSAIARLQDEGAKRIFLDLKFHDIPNSVALGVKTAAQYGVWMLTIHTSGLQAMMEAAANAAQSSNHPPLVVGVTVLTSINEEALRNELGVERQLKTQVIELAKLAQESGLDGVVASPHEASSIRQVVGDQFVIVTPGIRSAGGTTHDQQRIATAHEAIANGASYLVVGRAITEADDPIAALNNLVGDGQ is encoded by the coding sequence ATGAAAGAAAAGATTATTGTTGCGCTGGATACCTCGGATATCGAGGAGGCAATCGGAACTATTAAAAAGCTTCGGGGGCATATTGACGCCTTCAAAATCGGCCAGGCGCTCACTTTAGCGAATGGGCTGAGCGCTATCGCTCGATTGCAGGATGAAGGCGCCAAGCGAATTTTCCTCGATCTCAAATTTCATGATATTCCCAACAGTGTTGCGCTGGGCGTTAAAACGGCAGCCCAATATGGGGTGTGGATGCTCACAATTCATACGAGTGGCTTGCAAGCCATGATGGAAGCTGCCGCTAATGCCGCCCAGTCTTCAAATCATCCTCCGCTGGTAGTTGGCGTGACCGTCTTGACCAGCATTAACGAAGAGGCTCTCCGCAATGAGCTCGGAGTAGAACGACAACTAAAAACTCAAGTTATTGAACTAGCAAAGCTGGCGCAAGAGTCGGGACTTGACGGGGTAGTCGCTTCTCCTCATGAGGCCTCTAGCATCCGCCAGGTTGTCGGAGATCAGTTCGTCATCGTAACCCCAGGCATACGCTCTGCCGGTGGCACAACTCATGACCAACAGCGCATCGCTACCGCTCATGAGGCAATCGCAAATGGAGCAAGCTATCTGGTGGTAGGCCGAGCCATAACCGAAGCCGACGACCCGATAGCAGCATTGAATAATCTCGTAGGTGACGGGCAATAG
- a CDS encoding TspO/MBR family protein, which translates to MTSINWWKLISAVLVCELAGVIGSVFTMSAIPAWYETLKKPSFNPPNWIFGPVWTLLYLLMGIALYLVWQSKSNPELKSYALIAFGVQLLLNALWSIIFFGLKSPMGALVEIGLLWASILVSIILFFKISQVAGFILLPYILWVSFAAILNAAIAILNRK; encoded by the coding sequence ATGACCTCTATAAATTGGTGGAAACTCATTTCGGCAGTTTTGGTTTGCGAGCTTGCGGGTGTTATCGGGAGCGTTTTTACGATGTCGGCAATTCCTGCTTGGTATGAGACGCTAAAAAAGCCTTCATTTAACCCCCCGAACTGGATTTTTGGGCCGGTTTGGACACTTCTTTATCTCCTAATGGGGATTGCGCTCTATCTGGTCTGGCAGAGTAAATCGAACCCAGAGCTTAAGTCATATGCGCTCATCGCTTTTGGTGTTCAATTACTGTTGAATGCCCTCTGGTCGATTATTTTCTTTGGGTTAAAATCTCCAATGGGAGCGCTTGTTGAGATAGGTTTGCTTTGGGCATCTATCTTGGTGAGTATCATCCTTTTCTTTAAAATCTCACAAGTTGCGGGTTTCATTCTCCTGCCATATATTTTGTGGGTGAGCTTCGCTGCCATTCTTAATGCTGCTATTGCCATACTTAATCGGAAATGA
- the mutY gene encoding A/G-specific adenine glycosylase has translation MIDSAVKKAIQKNLLKHYQATKRKMPWRDSHDPYAILVSEIMLQQTQVSTVTAYYQRFMQRFPTLEALAIAPLEAVLQVWEGLGYYNRARNLHKAAQDIIANYGGALPTKADRLRELPGIGRYTAGAISSIAFGEQEPVVDGNVQRVLSRVFGVRGDVSKGKPHEAIWQLAHELIPYEAPGDFNQALMELGATICLPNDPRCAQCPMGKECIANLEGLQEQLPELGVGKKSISVVEVSAVVLRGVETLLTKRFPQGLWASLWEFPRVARLQGETSEQAAVRAAHEIAGVKVEPVKLIITIKHNVTYHSITLWGIQCAYLSGEPHPIECAECQWVPLKSLEGYPMAVPQRKIAKEIEAKGIPL, from the coding sequence ATGATTGATTCGGCTGTAAAAAAAGCGATTCAAAAAAATCTTCTCAAGCACTATCAAGCCACCAAGCGCAAGATGCCCTGGCGAGATAGTCACGATCCCTATGCCATCCTCGTGAGCGAAATCATGCTTCAACAGACACAGGTTTCGACTGTAACCGCTTATTATCAGCGTTTTATGCAGCGATTTCCTACTTTAGAGGCATTGGCAATTGCTCCGCTGGAGGCGGTGCTTCAGGTTTGGGAAGGGCTTGGTTATTATAATCGGGCACGAAATCTGCATAAAGCTGCTCAGGATATCATCGCCAATTACGGCGGTGCGCTCCCAACCAAAGCGGATAGGCTCCGGGAATTACCCGGGATTGGCCGTTATACTGCGGGCGCTATCTCCAGCATCGCTTTTGGGGAGCAAGAGCCTGTTGTCGATGGGAATGTCCAACGGGTTTTATCGCGTGTCTTTGGCGTGCGGGGAGATGTTTCAAAGGGAAAACCGCATGAGGCCATTTGGCAGTTGGCCCATGAACTCATTCCCTATGAGGCCCCCGGTGATTTTAATCAAGCGCTCATGGAGTTGGGCGCAACCATATGCCTCCCCAACGACCCCCGATGTGCCCAATGTCCCATGGGAAAAGAATGCATTGCGAACTTGGAAGGGCTTCAAGAGCAGTTACCTGAGCTAGGGGTTGGCAAAAAGAGTATTAGTGTTGTTGAAGTATCGGCGGTGGTTCTTCGTGGGGTTGAGACGCTGCTGACTAAGCGGTTTCCACAGGGCTTATGGGCTAGCTTATGGGAATTTCCCAGGGTTGCCCGATTACAGGGTGAAACTTCAGAACAAGCCGCCGTCAGAGCCGCTCATGAAATAGCCGGTGTCAAAGTTGAACCTGTAAAATTAATAATTACCATCAAACACAACGTCACCTATCACTCCATTACCCTCTGGGGTATCCAATGCGCCTATCTATCGGGCGAGCCTCACCCTATCGAGTGCGCAGAATGCCAGTGGGTTCCCCTCAAAAGCCTAGAAGGCTATCCCATGGCTGTCCCCCAACGTAAGATTGCCAAAGAGATAGAGGCGAAAGGTATACCCCTTTAA
- a CDS encoding SUMF1/EgtB/PvdO family nonheme iron enzyme yields the protein MRTVWILVIAILTMGIIGCGKPDPKLGDVLINPKDGAEMVWVPAGEFTMGSTDEQTAAALKELPKEYQEILKSFFDAEKPQRKVHLDGYWMYKYEVTVAQYRKFCEATKRSLPKAPDWGWKENHPMVMVSWQDAADYAKWAGVALPTEAQWEKAARGTDGRTYPWGNDWDVSKCANSVGKELKSTYVVGSYPAGVSPYGCMDMAGNVWEWCADWYDPNYYMVTPTKNPTGPSGAVTFEVAGRSFEGTHVWRGGSWLNDSYDYFRCVHRLAPTYRYLGHGFRCARTP from the coding sequence ATGAGAACAGTATGGATATTAGTAATCGCGATTTTGACGATGGGTATTATCGGATGTGGCAAGCCAGACCCAAAGCTAGGTGACGTGCTCATTAACCCAAAAGACGGCGCTGAGATGGTGTGGGTTCCCGCTGGGGAGTTTACAATGGGCAGCACGGATGAGCAGACCGCCGCCGCACTGAAAGAGTTGCCGAAGGAATACCAGGAGATTCTCAAGTCCTTTTTTGATGCTGAGAAACCACAGCGCAAGGTGCACTTGGATGGCTATTGGATGTATAAGTACGAAGTAACGGTGGCGCAGTACCGTAAGTTCTGTGAGGCGACGAAAAGGTCATTGCCGAAAGCTCCAGATTGGGGATGGAAAGAGAATCACCCGATGGTGATGGTGTCATGGCAGGATGCAGCAGACTATGCGAAGTGGGCTGGTGTCGCTTTGCCAACTGAAGCACAGTGGGAGAAAGCGGCACGAGGAACCGATGGAAGAACATACCCGTGGGGTAATGATTGGGATGTCTCGAAGTGTGCGAACAGCGTGGGGAAAGAGTTAAAGAGTACTTATGTAGTTGGAAGCTATCCTGCCGGTGTAAGCCCTTATGGCTGTATGGATATGGCGGGGAATGTATGGGAGTGGTGTGCGGATTGGTATGATCCGAACTACTACATGGTTACACCGACCAAAAACCCGACCGGCCCATCAGGGGCGGTGACGTTCGAAGTAGCTGGCAGAAGTTTTGAGGGCACTCATGTGTGGCGCGGGGGTTCGTGGCTCAACGACTCCTACGATTACTTCCGCTGCGTCCACCGCCTCGCTCCGACGTACCGTTACCTCGGCCACGGTTTCCGTTGTGCCAGGACTCCGTAA
- a CDS encoding metal-dependent hydrolase, whose protein sequence is MSARFTWLGHSTFRVETPGGKVILIDPWVQSNPACPDSEKEFDQMDYMLCTHGHYDHIQDAVVLAQKYKPKVIAILELCKWLENKGVENLVPMNLGGTFEVDGIAITMVRADHSCGIIEPDGNLTYGGHACGYVVTLENHTAFYHAGDTAVFSDMKLIAEIYRPALAMLPIGDRFTMSPREAVYACQLLGCNNVIPMHHDTFDSLTGTPQEFRALSRYLVGMNIIDLLPGQSHVLSGAEHGLG, encoded by the coding sequence ATGAGCGCTCGTTTTACCTGGCTCGGCCATTCAACGTTTCGTGTCGAGACACCAGGCGGCAAAGTTATATTAATAGATCCATGGGTGCAAAGCAATCCGGCATGTCCTGATAGCGAAAAAGAATTCGATCAAATGGACTACATGCTCTGTACTCACGGCCATTATGACCATATCCAAGATGCTGTAGTCTTAGCTCAAAAGTATAAGCCCAAGGTTATAGCGATTCTCGAGCTATGTAAATGGCTGGAGAACAAAGGGGTCGAAAATCTTGTGCCTATGAACCTCGGCGGCACATTTGAAGTTGATGGTATTGCTATTACGATGGTTCGCGCCGATCACAGTTGTGGGATCATCGAGCCGGATGGCAACCTGACTTATGGCGGACATGCCTGTGGTTATGTCGTAACACTTGAGAACCATACCGCCTTTTATCATGCAGGCGACACAGCTGTTTTTAGTGATATGAAGCTAATCGCTGAAATTTACAGGCCGGCCCTTGCGATGCTTCCAATTGGAGATCGCTTCACTATGTCGCCACGGGAAGCTGTTTACGCGTGCCAGCTATTGGGATGCAACAATGTTATCCCGATGCATCACGATACTTTCGATTCGCTTACAGGAACTCCGCAGGAATTCCGAGCCCTAAGCCGCTATTTGGTTGGTATGAATATTATTGACCTTCTCCCAGGCCAAAGCCATGTGCTATCGGGCGCTGAGCATGGATTAGGATAA